A single genomic interval of Phocoenobacter uteri harbors:
- the glf gene encoding UDP-galactopyranose mutase, which translates to MKNIAMAGAGLSCAVIARKLAEKGHKITIFESRNHIGGNCHTERDDKTGVMIHVYGPHIFHTDNKEVWDFVNQYMEFKPYVNRVKSTTKGQVFSLPVNLHTINQFFNKTLSPNEARAFIEQQADMSITDPQSFEEQAMRFVGKDLYEAFFKGYTQKQWGIDPKNLPASILKRLPVRFNYDDNYFAHPYQGMPKDGYTKMIENILDHQNIEIRLNTPFVREQAVEFDHVFYSGTIDGYFNYEYGRLPYRTLDFKKKYAKGDFQGCAVMNYGDVSVPYTRISEHKYFSTWESFEDTVYFEEYSRSCEQEDTPYYPINLVGGNELIEKYRYKAAQEKNVTFVGRLGTYRYLDMDVTIAEALKVVGEF; encoded by the coding sequence ATGAAAAATATCGCAATGGCAGGAGCTGGATTATCTTGTGCTGTAATAGCAAGAAAATTAGCTGAAAAAGGGCATAAAATTACAATTTTTGAAAGCCGAAATCATATTGGTGGTAATTGTCATACAGAAAGAGATGATAAAACAGGAGTTATGATTCATGTGTATGGACCTCATATTTTTCATACAGATAATAAAGAGGTATGGGATTTTGTGAATCAATATATGGAATTTAAACCTTATGTTAATAGAGTAAAAAGTACGACTAAGGGGCAAGTTTTCTCATTACCTGTAAATTTGCATACTATTAACCAGTTTTTTAATAAAACGCTTTCACCTAATGAAGCAAGAGCGTTTATTGAACAACAGGCTGATATGAGTATTACAGATCCTCAAAGTTTTGAGGAGCAAGCAATGCGTTTTGTTGGTAAAGATTTATATGAGGCATTTTTTAAAGGATATACTCAAAAGCAGTGGGGTATAGATCCTAAGAATTTACCTGCAAGTATTCTAAAAAGATTACCTGTGCGTTTTAATTATGATGATAATTATTTTGCACACCCTTATCAAGGTATGCCAAAAGATGGTTATACTAAAATGATTGAAAATATATTAGATCATCAAAATATTGAAATTCGTTTAAATACACCATTTGTTAGAGAACAAGCGGTCGAATTTGATCACGTTTTTTACTCTGGTACTATTGACGGTTATTTCAATTATGAATATGGTCGATTACCTTATAGAACATTAGATTTTAAGAAAAAATATGCAAAAGGTGATTTTCAAGGCTGTGCTGTAATGAATTATGGCGATGTTAGCGTGCCTTATACAAGAATATCAGAACATAAATATTTTTCTACTTGGGAAAGCTTTGAAGACACTGTATATTTTGAAGAATATAGTCGTTCATGCGAACAGGAAGATACGCCATATTATCCAATTAATCTAGTTGGTGGAAATGAACTTATTGAAAAATATCGATACAAGGCAGCTCAAGAAAAAAATGTTACTTTTGTCGGTCGATTAGGAACATATCGTTATTTAGATATGGATGTTACTATTGCAGAAGCGTTGAAAGTTGTTGGGGAGTTTTAA
- a CDS encoding acyltransferase: MNQIFIKNIDGTLIPVSTIEGLTIHFFGDNNKVIVSEKTIFHNTQFKMREFSNIEILETHKRGIRNLVVDMAGGKGSSLFIDEGFSIESGRFAMANEDNCSITIGKNCMFSSNITIRATDGHVIYNLGSPKICVNTTKPIIIGDNNWFGSGVTILKGTEILNGCVVATQAVVAKKFKEDNVVIGGNPARVLKQNIGWNRSYINNW, from the coding sequence ATGAATCAGATATTCATAAAGAATATTGATGGTACTCTTATTCCAGTATCTACTATCGAAGGGTTAACAATTCATTTTTTTGGAGATAATAATAAAGTTATCGTTTCAGAAAAAACAATTTTTCATAATACTCAATTTAAAATGAGAGAGTTCTCCAATATAGAGATATTAGAAACTCATAAAAGAGGTATTAGAAATCTTGTTGTTGATATGGCAGGAGGTAAGGGATCGTCTTTATTTATAGATGAAGGATTTTCAATAGAGTCAGGAAGATTTGCAATGGCTAATGAGGATAATTGTTCTATAACGATAGGAAAAAACTGTATGTTTAGCTCTAATATTACTATAAGAGCTACCGATGGTCATGTTATTTATAATTTAGGCTCTCCAAAAATTTGTGTTAATACAACTAAACCTATAATAATTGGTGATAATAATTGGTTTGGTAGTGGAGTGACGATTTTAAAAGGTACGGAAATTCTTAACGGTTGTGTTGTTGCTACACAAGCAGTAGTTGCAAAGAAATTTAAAGAAGACAATGTAGTGATCGGAGGAAATCCTGCTAGAGTTCTCAAGCAGAATATTGGATGGAACCGTAGCTATATAAATAATTGGTAA
- a CDS encoding nucleotide sugar dehydrogenase, whose product MKKITVVGAGYVGLSNAVLLSQHNKVTLLDIVESRVEAINNRKSPISDNEIEQFLAEKELYLDATMDKEIAYKGAEFILVATPTNYDTETNFFDTSSVESVIEDALRLNPNATIIIKSTIPVGFTESVKQKFNTDNIIFSPEFLRESKALYDNLHPSRIIIGEDSTRAKVFADLLVQGAIKENIATLFVDNTEAEAIKLFANTYLAMRVAYFNELDTYAQIKGLNTKHIIEGVGLDPRVGEHYNNPSFGYGGYCLPKDTKQLLANYKDVPQSMIKAIVESNEIRKQFIADDILSKNPKTVGIYRLIMKSNSDNFRSSAIQTIIDHLKHAGVDIVIYEPVLQDSHFNGINVSKSLDKFKNKSDIIIANRISDNLSDVIDKVYTRDIFNGDN is encoded by the coding sequence ATGAAAAAAATCACAGTCGTTGGTGCTGGATATGTTGGATTATCAAATGCAGTATTACTTTCTCAACACAATAAAGTAACACTTTTAGATATTGTTGAATCACGAGTTGAAGCTATCAATAATCGAAAATCACCTATTTCTGATAATGAAATTGAGCAATTTTTAGCAGAGAAAGAGTTGTATCTTGATGCTACAATGGATAAAGAAATAGCTTATAAAGGAGCAGAATTTATTTTAGTAGCAACACCAACAAATTATGATACAGAAACAAATTTTTTTGATACTTCAAGCGTTGAAAGTGTAATTGAAGATGCTTTAAGATTAAATCCAAATGCAACAATTATCATTAAATCAACTATTCCTGTTGGTTTTACCGAGAGTGTTAAGCAAAAATTTAATACGGATAATATTATTTTCTCACCGGAGTTTTTAAGAGAAAGTAAAGCCTTATACGATAATCTTCACCCTAGCAGAATTATTATTGGGGAAGACTCTACAAGAGCAAAAGTATTTGCTGATTTATTGGTTCAAGGTGCAATCAAAGAAAATATTGCGACACTATTTGTGGATAATACCGAAGCTGAAGCAATTAAGTTATTTGCAAATACTTATCTTGCAATGCGAGTAGCCTATTTTAATGAGTTGGATACTTATGCTCAAATCAAAGGTTTAAATACCAAACATATTATAGAAGGTGTTGGTTTAGATCCTCGTGTTGGCGAACATTATAATAATCCAAGTTTTGGTTATGGTGGTTATTGTTTACCAAAAGATACCAAACAGTTACTTGCAAACTACAAAGATGTGCCACAAAGTATGATTAAGGCAATTGTTGAATCTAATGAAATTAGAAAACAATTTATCGCCGATGATATTTTGAGTAAGAATCCTAAAACTGTCGGAATTTATCGTTTAATTATGAAATCAAATTCTGATAATTTTAGATCATCAGCAATTCAAACTATTATTGATCATTTAAAACATGCTGGCGTAGATATTGTAATTTATGAACCAGTGTTACAAGATAGTCATTTTAATGGGATTAATGTTTCAAAATCATTAGATAAGTTCAAAAATAAGTCTGATATTATTATCGCAAACAGAATTTCAGACAACTTATCCGATGTAATAGATAAGGTTTATACTAGAGATATTTTTAATGGAGATAACTAA
- the galU gene encoding UTP--glucose-1-phosphate uridylyltransferase GalU — MKVIIPVAGLGTRMLPATKAIPKEMLTIADKPLIHYIVKECVDAGFKEIVLVTHSSKNSIENYFDTTFELETMLERRQKKVLLEEVRNIIPEDVRLIHIRQGQAKGLGHAVLCARSIIGDDDFAVVLPDVLLPDFSSNHKTENLSAMVQRFNKTGYSQIMVSPVPREKVKDYGIADCLGVDIQEGESTKIVKMVEKPEIEDAPSNLAVVGRYVFSKNLWPLLEQTKEGTGGEIQLTDAIDSLIANREQNIEAFRIKGDTFDCGDKIGYAQAFIKYSLHNPKMKDSLKQYLKEIVKELN, encoded by the coding sequence ATGAAAGTAATAATTCCAGTTGCTGGACTAGGTACAAGAATGTTACCAGCAACTAAAGCAATTCCTAAGGAAATGTTGACGATTGCAGATAAGCCACTTATTCATTATATAGTGAAAGAATGTGTGGACGCTGGTTTTAAAGAAATTGTCTTAGTTACTCATAGTAGTAAAAATTCAATTGAAAATTATTTTGATACTACGTTTGAATTGGAAACAATGCTTGAAAGACGGCAGAAAAAAGTACTCCTTGAAGAAGTTCGTAATATTATTCCTGAAGATGTTCGTTTGATTCATATAAGACAAGGGCAAGCAAAAGGTCTTGGTCATGCTGTTTTGTGTGCAAGAAGTATTATTGGCGATGATGATTTTGCTGTGGTATTACCTGATGTATTATTACCTGATTTTTCAAGTAATCATAAAACAGAAAATCTTTCTGCAATGGTTCAACGTTTTAATAAAACTGGATATAGTCAAATCATGGTATCTCCTGTTCCAAGGGAAAAAGTGAAGGATTATGGTATTGCTGATTGTCTAGGGGTTGATATTCAAGAAGGTGAAAGTACAAAAATTGTAAAAATGGTTGAAAAACCTGAGATTGAGGATGCTCCATCTAATTTAGCTGTAGTTGGTCGATACGTATTTAGTAAAAATTTATGGCCTTTGTTGGAGCAAACAAAAGAAGGGACTGGTGGTGAAATCCAATTAACTGATGCTATCGATTCTTTAATTGCAAACAGAGAACAAAATATAGAAGCTTTTCGAATAAAAGGTGATACGTTTGATTGTGGCGATAAGATTGGCTATGCACAAGCTTTTATAAAATATAGTCTTCATAATCCGAAAATGAAAGATAGTTTGAAGCAATATTTGAAAGAAATTGTTAAAGAACTTAATTAA
- a CDS encoding polysaccharide biosynthesis/export family protein: MKIKTILALSSIMLVSGCSLLPTTGPSKDAIITQLPQRVNIVNVDLPLAQQMSSSTVSQQLSTLTNKGSFNGEVNEGDILSVYIWEAPPAVLFGVTSPEIGQGNSKLVKLPEQMVNKRGRITVPFVGSVFVKGKTPEQIQNQLVNSLRNKANQPQVIVRVTQNNSANVSIIREGGSIRMPLTTYGERILDAVAAVGGTPNNIQEVTVQLTRKNAVKTIPLESLIKEPAQNIPLRSGDVLALLDKPSSFTGLGALGTNRQVKFPTKGLNLAEAIGKMGGLIDTRSDPRGIFVFRYMPLNTLPDAKQQQWYKQGYSTDTEIPTVYNIDLSKPQSFFILQKFPIQDKDIVYVSNAPLAEFNKFLRMVFSTSISTARSVKSVTAN; this comes from the coding sequence ATGAAAATAAAAACAATTTTAGCACTAAGTTCCATAATGCTTGTTTCTGGCTGTTCACTCTTACCGACAACAGGTCCGAGTAAAGATGCAATAATTACACAACTACCACAACGCGTAAATATCGTTAATGTTGATCTTCCTCTTGCTCAACAAATGTCTTCATCGACTGTAAGTCAGCAATTGTCAACACTTACAAATAAAGGCAGTTTTAATGGTGAAGTTAATGAAGGGGATATCCTATCCGTTTACATTTGGGAAGCACCGCCTGCAGTGCTATTCGGTGTAACTTCTCCTGAAATCGGGCAAGGAAACTCTAAATTGGTGAAATTACCCGAGCAAATGGTCAATAAAAGAGGACGTATAACCGTACCTTTTGTTGGCAGTGTTTTTGTAAAAGGAAAAACTCCTGAGCAAATTCAAAATCAATTAGTCAACTCATTGAGAAATAAGGCGAATCAACCTCAGGTAATCGTTCGTGTGACTCAGAATAATTCTGCAAATGTTTCTATTATCCGTGAAGGTGGCAGTATTCGAATGCCTCTTACAACTTATGGTGAACGTATTTTAGATGCTGTAGCAGCAGTTGGAGGAACGCCGAATAATATACAAGAAGTAACTGTCCAATTAACAAGAAAAAATGCGGTTAAAACAATTCCTCTTGAAAGCTTGATTAAAGAGCCAGCACAGAATATCCCACTTCGTTCTGGTGATGTATTAGCATTATTAGACAAACCATCAAGTTTCACTGGATTGGGAGCATTAGGAACAAATCGCCAAGTTAAATTTCCAACTAAAGGCTTAAATTTAGCGGAAGCTATCGGAAAAATGGGGGGCTTAATCGATACTCGTTCAGATCCTCGTGGTATTTTTGTATTCCGATATATGCCATTAAATACATTACCTGATGCAAAACAGCAACAATGGTACAAACAAGGCTATTCAACAGATACAGAAATTCCAACTGTGTATAATATAGACTTATCAAAACCACAGTCATTTTTTATCTTACAAAAATTTCCAATTCAAGATAAAGATATCGTTTATGTATCGAATGCACCTCTTGCAGAATTCAACAAATTCTTAAGAATGGTATTCTCTACAAGCATATCAACTGCTCGCTCTGTAAAATCAGTAACGGCTAATTAA